A window of the Henckelia pumila isolate YLH828 chromosome 3, ASM3356847v2, whole genome shotgun sequence genome harbors these coding sequences:
- the LOC140886945 gene encoding uncharacterized protein isoform X1, which produces MFLRKSGDKISTRWRRKNFSFIFSGDEMGQEFFDNGDPVVWGSMNKDKPKGPNLFQVETKRSPFNFFFNRSTEVVRCSTPHMQSLHFSSHCHSADVKHKLLSSIPKFVKIVEVGPRDGLQNEKEVVPTAVKVELIKMLVSSGLPVVEATSFVSPKWVPQLADSKDVMSAIRGIGHCRFPVLTPNLKGFEAAVAAGAKEVAVFASASESFSVSNINCSIEDSLARYRDVTLAARNHLLPVRGYISCVVGCPVEGVVPPSKVAYVAQELVNMGCAEISLGDTIGVGTPGTVIPMLEAVLEVVPVEKLAVHFHDTYGQALSNILLSLQLGISTVDSSVSGLGGCPYAKGATGNVATEDVVYMLNGLGVATNVDLRKVMLAGDFISKHLGRCPGSKAAVALSRIFANTSKL; this is translated from the exons ATGTTTTTACGTAAGTCTGGCGACAAAATATCCACTCGGTGGAGGAGGAAAAATTTCTCATTTATTTTCTCGGGTGATGAAATGGGACAAGAATTTTTCGATAATGGGGACCCCGTTGTTTGGGGAAGTATGAA CAAGGATAAACCAAAGGGACCAAATTTGTTCCAAGTTGAAACTAAGAGATCGCCCTTCAACTTTTTCTTCAATCGGTCAACTGAAGTAGTCAGATGTAGCACCCCGCACATGCAAAGTCTTCATTTCAGCTCCCATTGTCATTCTGCGGATGTAAAACACAAG CTGTTGAGTTCTATTCCTAAATTTGTGAAGATAGTGGAGGTTGGTCCTAGAGATGGACTTCAAAATGAGAAGGAAGTTGTACCAACTGCAGTAAAAGTTGAATTGATAAAGATGCTTGTTTCTTCAGGATTGCCTGTTGTTGAGGCCACCAGTTTCGTCTCACCAAAGTGGGTACCTCAG cTAGCCGATTCCAAGGATGTCATGTCAGCCATACGCGGCATTGGGCATTGTAGATTTCCTGTTTTGACTCCAAATCTCAAA GGTTTTGAGGCTGCTGTAGCCGCGGGAGCTAAAGAAGTGGCTGTCTTTGCTTCAGCTTCGGAGTCCTTTTCCGTGTCAAATATAAACTGCAGCATTGAAGATAGTCTTGCTCGGTATCGTGATGTTACCCTTGCTGCTAGGAACCACTTACTTCCTGTTCGTGG ATATATATCATGTGTTGTGGGCTGTCCGGTGGAAGGAGTAGTACCTCCATCAAAGGTAGCATACGTTGCACAAGAACTTGTTAATATGGGTTGTGCTGAAATCTCCCTTGGTGATACAATTGGTGTGGGCACTCCTG GCACTGTAATTCCAATGCTCGAAGCTGTTCTTGAGGTTGTTCCTGTGGAGAAACTTGCTGTGCACTTCCATGACACATATGGGCAAGCTCTGTCAAACATTCTTCTGTCCCTCCAA CTGGGTATTAGCACGGTGGATTCCTCTGTATCGGGCCTAGGTGGCTGTCCGTATGCCAAAGGTGCTACTGGGAACGTAGCTACTGAGGATGTTGTTTATATGTTGAATGGACTCGGAGTGGCAACGAACGTGGATCTCAGGAAAGTTATGTTGGCTGGAGATTTCATCAGCAAACATTTGGGCAGGTGTCCTGGTTCCAAGGCTGCAGTTGCATTGAGTAGAATCTTTGCTAATACCTCTAAGCTTTGA
- the LOC140886945 gene encoding uncharacterized protein isoform X3 has product MAKRLMPLLNRVLVEKIVPQSKTSSGILLPERTAKCLICSKDKPKGPNLFQVETKRSPFNFFFNRSTEVVRCSTPHMQSLHFSSHCHSADVKHKLLSSIPKFVKIVEVGPRDGLQNEKEVVPTAVKVELIKMLVSSGLPVVEATSFVSPKWVPQLADSKDVMSAIRGIGHCRFPVLTPNLKGFEAAVAAGAKEVAVFASASESFSVSNINCSIEDSLARYRDVTLAARNHLLPVRGYISCVVGCPVEGVVPPSKVAYVAQELVNMGCAEISLGDTIGVGTPGTVIPMLEAVLEVVPVEKLAVHFHDTYGQALSNILLSLQLGISTVDSSVSGLGGCPYAKGATGNVATEDVVYMLNGLGVATNVDLRKVMLAGDFISKHLGRCPGSKAAVALSRIFANTSKL; this is encoded by the exons ATGGCGAAGCGCTTGATGCCACTCCTGAACCGGGTTTTGGTCGAGAAGATTGTCCCTCAATCGAAAACCAGCTCCGGAATTCTCCTCCCTGAGAGAACCGCCAAG TGTCTTATCTGTAGCAAGGATAAACCAAAGGGACCAAATTTGTTCCAAGTTGAAACTAAGAGATCGCCCTTCAACTTTTTCTTCAATCGGTCAACTGAAGTAGTCAGATGTAGCACCCCGCACATGCAAAGTCTTCATTTCAGCTCCCATTGTCATTCTGCGGATGTAAAACACAAG CTGTTGAGTTCTATTCCTAAATTTGTGAAGATAGTGGAGGTTGGTCCTAGAGATGGACTTCAAAATGAGAAGGAAGTTGTACCAACTGCAGTAAAAGTTGAATTGATAAAGATGCTTGTTTCTTCAGGATTGCCTGTTGTTGAGGCCACCAGTTTCGTCTCACCAAAGTGGGTACCTCAG cTAGCCGATTCCAAGGATGTCATGTCAGCCATACGCGGCATTGGGCATTGTAGATTTCCTGTTTTGACTCCAAATCTCAAA GGTTTTGAGGCTGCTGTAGCCGCGGGAGCTAAAGAAGTGGCTGTCTTTGCTTCAGCTTCGGAGTCCTTTTCCGTGTCAAATATAAACTGCAGCATTGAAGATAGTCTTGCTCGGTATCGTGATGTTACCCTTGCTGCTAGGAACCACTTACTTCCTGTTCGTGG ATATATATCATGTGTTGTGGGCTGTCCGGTGGAAGGAGTAGTACCTCCATCAAAGGTAGCATACGTTGCACAAGAACTTGTTAATATGGGTTGTGCTGAAATCTCCCTTGGTGATACAATTGGTGTGGGCACTCCTG GCACTGTAATTCCAATGCTCGAAGCTGTTCTTGAGGTTGTTCCTGTGGAGAAACTTGCTGTGCACTTCCATGACACATATGGGCAAGCTCTGTCAAACATTCTTCTGTCCCTCCAA CTGGGTATTAGCACGGTGGATTCCTCTGTATCGGGCCTAGGTGGCTGTCCGTATGCCAAAGGTGCTACTGGGAACGTAGCTACTGAGGATGTTGTTTATATGTTGAATGGACTCGGAGTGGCAACGAACGTGGATCTCAGGAAAGTTATGTTGGCTGGAGATTTCATCAGCAAACATTTGGGCAGGTGTCCTGGTTCCAAGGCTGCAGTTGCATTGAGTAGAATCTTTGCTAATACCTCTAAGCTTTGA
- the LOC140886945 gene encoding hydroxymethylglutaryl-CoA lyase, mitochondrial-like isoform X5: MQSLHFSSHCHSADVKHKLLSSIPKFVKIVEVGPRDGLQNEKEVVPTAVKVELIKMLVSSGLPVVEATSFVSPKWVPQLADSKDVMSAIRGIGHCRFPVLTPNLKGFEAAVAAGAKEVAVFASASESFSVSNINCSIEDSLARYRDVTLAARNHLLPVRGYISCVVGCPVEGVVPPSKVAYVAQELVNMGCAEISLGDTIGVGTPGTVIPMLEAVLEVVPVEKLAVHFHDTYGQALSNILLSLQLGISTVDSSVSGLGGCPYAKGATGNVATEDVVYMLNGLGVATNVDLRKVMLAGDFISKHLGRCPGSKAAVALSRIFANTSKL; encoded by the exons ATGCAAAGTCTTCATTTCAGCTCCCATTGTCATTCTGCGGATGTAAAACACAAG CTGTTGAGTTCTATTCCTAAATTTGTGAAGATAGTGGAGGTTGGTCCTAGAGATGGACTTCAAAATGAGAAGGAAGTTGTACCAACTGCAGTAAAAGTTGAATTGATAAAGATGCTTGTTTCTTCAGGATTGCCTGTTGTTGAGGCCACCAGTTTCGTCTCACCAAAGTGGGTACCTCAG cTAGCCGATTCCAAGGATGTCATGTCAGCCATACGCGGCATTGGGCATTGTAGATTTCCTGTTTTGACTCCAAATCTCAAA GGTTTTGAGGCTGCTGTAGCCGCGGGAGCTAAAGAAGTGGCTGTCTTTGCTTCAGCTTCGGAGTCCTTTTCCGTGTCAAATATAAACTGCAGCATTGAAGATAGTCTTGCTCGGTATCGTGATGTTACCCTTGCTGCTAGGAACCACTTACTTCCTGTTCGTGG ATATATATCATGTGTTGTGGGCTGTCCGGTGGAAGGAGTAGTACCTCCATCAAAGGTAGCATACGTTGCACAAGAACTTGTTAATATGGGTTGTGCTGAAATCTCCCTTGGTGATACAATTGGTGTGGGCACTCCTG GCACTGTAATTCCAATGCTCGAAGCTGTTCTTGAGGTTGTTCCTGTGGAGAAACTTGCTGTGCACTTCCATGACACATATGGGCAAGCTCTGTCAAACATTCTTCTGTCCCTCCAA CTGGGTATTAGCACGGTGGATTCCTCTGTATCGGGCCTAGGTGGCTGTCCGTATGCCAAAGGTGCTACTGGGAACGTAGCTACTGAGGATGTTGTTTATATGTTGAATGGACTCGGAGTGGCAACGAACGTGGATCTCAGGAAAGTTATGTTGGCTGGAGATTTCATCAGCAAACATTTGGGCAGGTGTCCTGGTTCCAAGGCTGCAGTTGCATTGAGTAGAATCTTTGCTAATACCTCTAAGCTTTGA
- the LOC140886945 gene encoding uncharacterized protein isoform X2, which produces MAKRLMPLLNRVLVEKIVPQSKTSSGILLPERTAKKCLICSKDKPKGPNLFQVETKRSPFNFFFNRSTEVVRCSTPHMQSLHFSSHCHSADVKHKLLSSIPKFVKIVEVGPRDGLQNEKEVVPTAVKVELIKMLVSSGLPVVEATSFVSPKWVPQLADSKDVMSAIRGIGHCRFPVLTPNLKGFEAAVAAGAKEVAVFASASESFSVSNINCSIEDSLARYRDVTLAARNHLLPVRGYISCVVGCPVEGVVPPSKVAYVAQELVNMGCAEISLGDTIGVGTPGTVIPMLEAVLEVVPVEKLAVHFHDTYGQALSNILLSLQLGISTVDSSVSGLGGCPYAKGATGNVATEDVVYMLNGLGVATNVDLRKVMLAGDFISKHLGRCPGSKAAVALSRIFANTSKL; this is translated from the exons ATGGCGAAGCGCTTGATGCCACTCCTGAACCGGGTTTTGGTCGAGAAGATTGTCCCTCAATCGAAAACCAGCTCCGGAATTCTCCTCCCTGAGAGAACCGCCAAG AAGTGTCTTATCTGTAGCAAGGATAAACCAAAGGGACCAAATTTGTTCCAAGTTGAAACTAAGAGATCGCCCTTCAACTTTTTCTTCAATCGGTCAACTGAAGTAGTCAGATGTAGCACCCCGCACATGCAAAGTCTTCATTTCAGCTCCCATTGTCATTCTGCGGATGTAAAACACAAG CTGTTGAGTTCTATTCCTAAATTTGTGAAGATAGTGGAGGTTGGTCCTAGAGATGGACTTCAAAATGAGAAGGAAGTTGTACCAACTGCAGTAAAAGTTGAATTGATAAAGATGCTTGTTTCTTCAGGATTGCCTGTTGTTGAGGCCACCAGTTTCGTCTCACCAAAGTGGGTACCTCAG cTAGCCGATTCCAAGGATGTCATGTCAGCCATACGCGGCATTGGGCATTGTAGATTTCCTGTTTTGACTCCAAATCTCAAA GGTTTTGAGGCTGCTGTAGCCGCGGGAGCTAAAGAAGTGGCTGTCTTTGCTTCAGCTTCGGAGTCCTTTTCCGTGTCAAATATAAACTGCAGCATTGAAGATAGTCTTGCTCGGTATCGTGATGTTACCCTTGCTGCTAGGAACCACTTACTTCCTGTTCGTGG ATATATATCATGTGTTGTGGGCTGTCCGGTGGAAGGAGTAGTACCTCCATCAAAGGTAGCATACGTTGCACAAGAACTTGTTAATATGGGTTGTGCTGAAATCTCCCTTGGTGATACAATTGGTGTGGGCACTCCTG GCACTGTAATTCCAATGCTCGAAGCTGTTCTTGAGGTTGTTCCTGTGGAGAAACTTGCTGTGCACTTCCATGACACATATGGGCAAGCTCTGTCAAACATTCTTCTGTCCCTCCAA CTGGGTATTAGCACGGTGGATTCCTCTGTATCGGGCCTAGGTGGCTGTCCGTATGCCAAAGGTGCTACTGGGAACGTAGCTACTGAGGATGTTGTTTATATGTTGAATGGACTCGGAGTGGCAACGAACGTGGATCTCAGGAAAGTTATGTTGGCTGGAGATTTCATCAGCAAACATTTGGGCAGGTGTCCTGGTTCCAAGGCTGCAGTTGCATTGAGTAGAATCTTTGCTAATACCTCTAAGCTTTGA
- the LOC140886945 gene encoding hydroxymethylglutaryl-CoA lyase, mitochondrial-like isoform X4, whose protein sequence is MAKRLMPLLNRVLVEKIVPQSKTSSGILLPERTAKLLSSIPKFVKIVEVGPRDGLQNEKEVVPTAVKVELIKMLVSSGLPVVEATSFVSPKWVPQLADSKDVMSAIRGIGHCRFPVLTPNLKGFEAAVAAGAKEVAVFASASESFSVSNINCSIEDSLARYRDVTLAARNHLLPVRGYISCVVGCPVEGVVPPSKVAYVAQELVNMGCAEISLGDTIGVGTPGTVIPMLEAVLEVVPVEKLAVHFHDTYGQALSNILLSLQLGISTVDSSVSGLGGCPYAKGATGNVATEDVVYMLNGLGVATNVDLRKVMLAGDFISKHLGRCPGSKAAVALSRIFANTSKL, encoded by the exons ATGGCGAAGCGCTTGATGCCACTCCTGAACCGGGTTTTGGTCGAGAAGATTGTCCCTCAATCGAAAACCAGCTCCGGAATTCTCCTCCCTGAGAGAACCGCCAAG CTGTTGAGTTCTATTCCTAAATTTGTGAAGATAGTGGAGGTTGGTCCTAGAGATGGACTTCAAAATGAGAAGGAAGTTGTACCAACTGCAGTAAAAGTTGAATTGATAAAGATGCTTGTTTCTTCAGGATTGCCTGTTGTTGAGGCCACCAGTTTCGTCTCACCAAAGTGGGTACCTCAG cTAGCCGATTCCAAGGATGTCATGTCAGCCATACGCGGCATTGGGCATTGTAGATTTCCTGTTTTGACTCCAAATCTCAAA GGTTTTGAGGCTGCTGTAGCCGCGGGAGCTAAAGAAGTGGCTGTCTTTGCTTCAGCTTCGGAGTCCTTTTCCGTGTCAAATATAAACTGCAGCATTGAAGATAGTCTTGCTCGGTATCGTGATGTTACCCTTGCTGCTAGGAACCACTTACTTCCTGTTCGTGG ATATATATCATGTGTTGTGGGCTGTCCGGTGGAAGGAGTAGTACCTCCATCAAAGGTAGCATACGTTGCACAAGAACTTGTTAATATGGGTTGTGCTGAAATCTCCCTTGGTGATACAATTGGTGTGGGCACTCCTG GCACTGTAATTCCAATGCTCGAAGCTGTTCTTGAGGTTGTTCCTGTGGAGAAACTTGCTGTGCACTTCCATGACACATATGGGCAAGCTCTGTCAAACATTCTTCTGTCCCTCCAA CTGGGTATTAGCACGGTGGATTCCTCTGTATCGGGCCTAGGTGGCTGTCCGTATGCCAAAGGTGCTACTGGGAACGTAGCTACTGAGGATGTTGTTTATATGTTGAATGGACTCGGAGTGGCAACGAACGTGGATCTCAGGAAAGTTATGTTGGCTGGAGATTTCATCAGCAAACATTTGGGCAGGTGTCCTGGTTCCAAGGCTGCAGTTGCATTGAGTAGAATCTTTGCTAATACCTCTAAGCTTTGA
- the LOC140887029 gene encoding uncharacterized protein isoform X1: protein MFLRKSGDKISTRWRRKNFSFIFSGDEMGQEFFDNGDPVVWGSMNKDKPKGPNLFQVKTKRSPFNFFFNRSTEVVRCSTPHMQSLHFSSHCHSADVKHKLLSSIPKFVKIVEVGPRDGLQNEKEVVPTAVKVELIKMLVSSGLPVVEATSFVSPKWVPQLADSKDVMSAIRGIGHCRFPVLTPNLKGFEAAVAAGAKEVAVFASASESFSVSNINCSIEDSLARYRDVTLAARNHLLPVRGYISCVVGCPVEGVVPPSKVAYVAQELVNMGCAEISLGDTIGVGTPGTVIPMLEAVLEVVPVEKLAVHFHDTYGQALSNILLSLQLGISTVDSSVSGLGGCPYAKGATGNVATEDVVYMLNGLGVATNVDLRKVMLAGDFISKHLGRCPGSKAAVALSRIFANTSKL, encoded by the exons ATGTTTTTACGTAAGTCTGGCGACAAAATATCCACTCGGTGGAGGAGGAAAAATTTCTCATTTATTTTCTCGGGTGATGAAATGGGACAAGAATTTTTCGATAATGGGGACCCCGTTGTTTGGGGAAGTATGAA CAAGGATAAACCAAAGGGACCAAATTTGTTCCAAGTTAAAACTAAGAGATCGCCCTTCAACTTTTTCTTCAATCGGTCAACTGAAGTAGTCAGATGTAGCACCCCGCACATGCAAAGTCTTCATTTCAGCTCCCATTGTCATTCTGCGGATGTAAAACACAAG CTGTTGAGTTCTATTCCTAAATTTGTGAAGATAGTGGAGGTTGGTCCTAGAGATGGACTTCAAAACGAGAAGGAAGTTGTACCAACTGCAGTAAAAGTTGAATTGATAAAGATGCTTGTTTCTTCAGGATTGCCTGTTGTTGAGGCCACCAGTTTCGTCTCACCAAAGTGGGTACCTCAG cTAGCCGATTCCAAGGATGTCATGTCAGCCATACGCGGCATTGGGCATTGTAGATTTCCTGTTTTGACTCCAAATCTCAAA GGTTTTGAGGCTGCTGTAGCCGCGGGAGCTAAAGAAGTGGCTGTCTTTGCTTCAGCTTCGGAGTCCTTTTCCGTGTCAAATATAAACTGCAGCATTGAAGATAGTCTTGCTCGGTATCGTGATGTTACCCTTGCTGCTAGGAACCACTTACTTCCTGTTCGTGG ATATATATCATGTGTTGTGGGCTGTCCGGTGGAAGGAGTAGTACCTCCATCAAAGGTAGCATACGTTGCACAAGAACTTGTTAATATGGGTTGTGCTGAAATCTCCCTTGGTGATACAATTGGTGTGGGCACTCCTG GCACTGTAATTCCAATGCTCGAAGCTGTTCTTGAGGTTGTTCCTGTGGAGAAACTTGCTGTGCACTTCCATGACACATATGGGCAAGCTCTGTCAAACATTCTTCTGTCCCTCCAA CTGGGTATTAGCACGGTGGATTCCTCTGTATCGGGCCTAGGTGGCTGTCCGTATGCCAAAGGTGCTACTGGGAACGTAGCTACTGAGGATGTTGTTTATATGTTGAATGGACTCGGAGTGGCAACGAACGTGGATCTCAGGAAAGTTATGTTGGCTGGAGATTTCATCAGCAAACATTTGGGCAGGTGTCCTGGTTCCAAGGCTGCAGTTGCATTGAGTAGAATCTTTGCTAATACCTCTAAGCTTTGA
- the LOC140887029 gene encoding hydroxymethylglutaryl-CoA lyase, mitochondrial-like isoform X2 — translation MQSLHFSSHCHSADVKHKLLSSIPKFVKIVEVGPRDGLQNEKEVVPTAVKVELIKMLVSSGLPVVEATSFVSPKWVPQLADSKDVMSAIRGIGHCRFPVLTPNLKGFEAAVAAGAKEVAVFASASESFSVSNINCSIEDSLARYRDVTLAARNHLLPVRGYISCVVGCPVEGVVPPSKVAYVAQELVNMGCAEISLGDTIGVGTPGTVIPMLEAVLEVVPVEKLAVHFHDTYGQALSNILLSLQLGISTVDSSVSGLGGCPYAKGATGNVATEDVVYMLNGLGVATNVDLRKVMLAGDFISKHLGRCPGSKAAVALSRIFANTSKL, via the exons ATGCAAAGTCTTCATTTCAGCTCCCATTGTCATTCTGCGGATGTAAAACACAAG CTGTTGAGTTCTATTCCTAAATTTGTGAAGATAGTGGAGGTTGGTCCTAGAGATGGACTTCAAAACGAGAAGGAAGTTGTACCAACTGCAGTAAAAGTTGAATTGATAAAGATGCTTGTTTCTTCAGGATTGCCTGTTGTTGAGGCCACCAGTTTCGTCTCACCAAAGTGGGTACCTCAG cTAGCCGATTCCAAGGATGTCATGTCAGCCATACGCGGCATTGGGCATTGTAGATTTCCTGTTTTGACTCCAAATCTCAAA GGTTTTGAGGCTGCTGTAGCCGCGGGAGCTAAAGAAGTGGCTGTCTTTGCTTCAGCTTCGGAGTCCTTTTCCGTGTCAAATATAAACTGCAGCATTGAAGATAGTCTTGCTCGGTATCGTGATGTTACCCTTGCTGCTAGGAACCACTTACTTCCTGTTCGTGG ATATATATCATGTGTTGTGGGCTGTCCGGTGGAAGGAGTAGTACCTCCATCAAAGGTAGCATACGTTGCACAAGAACTTGTTAATATGGGTTGTGCTGAAATCTCCCTTGGTGATACAATTGGTGTGGGCACTCCTG GCACTGTAATTCCAATGCTCGAAGCTGTTCTTGAGGTTGTTCCTGTGGAGAAACTTGCTGTGCACTTCCATGACACATATGGGCAAGCTCTGTCAAACATTCTTCTGTCCCTCCAA CTGGGTATTAGCACGGTGGATTCCTCTGTATCGGGCCTAGGTGGCTGTCCGTATGCCAAAGGTGCTACTGGGAACGTAGCTACTGAGGATGTTGTTTATATGTTGAATGGACTCGGAGTGGCAACGAACGTGGATCTCAGGAAAGTTATGTTGGCTGGAGATTTCATCAGCAAACATTTGGGCAGGTGTCCTGGTTCCAAGGCTGCAGTTGCATTGAGTAGAATCTTTGCTAATACCTCTAAGCTTTGA